The Cryptococcus neoformans var. neoformans B-3501A chromosome 4, whole genome shotgun sequence genome has a window encoding:
- a CDS encoding hypothetical protein (HMMPfam hit to ARID, ARID/BRIGHT DNA binding domain, score: 41.2, E(): 3e-09; HMMPfam hit to JmjC, jmjC domain, score: 193.6, E(): 3.8e-55; HMMPfam hit to JmjN, jmjN domain, score: 73.6, E(): 5.1e-19; HMMPfam hit to PHD, PHD-finger, score: 124.8, E(): 1.9e-34; HMMPfam hit to zf-C5HC2, C5HC2 zinc finger, score: 57.9, E(): 2.8e-14), producing MLPSSQQTTAPGPLPATPDQLSLRQRHPSSKQGTPRNLDGPSSSKPSPSESARRGKPNFFSSMHFSQALPQSIPSMIPDEPPPELQRSQRRSKVEALTKLDRTGTPIQSAAGPAATSFVPHTIQKSTPPPSAPHYLRNPLHRPKVVNPPFSIDSVRTEAPRHPHLRTEPRLFGLGDCPTFYPTPEEFKDPMAYIGSIAQQGKKYGMCKIVPPEGWHMPFRLETETFRFKARLQRLNQLEAASRAKLNFLEQLSMYHMQQGDSKIHIPLIDRQPLDLWKLRREVNRSGGNLELDRTKGWSKITVSLGHKPSWAPHVRAAYMNIVLPFDNWAVRARPASVSPLARLNPRSSGSPSKPPPPVTNDNFSASPVKGISRMGTTSHYPISKIRPNGMPFVPPPDNGRSPSKCASLNCGSALGDVNEINEPSPLSISPSATASTPTTLRINVPGFSDQEGSDSELSDEDSALSPPSIRKAPFEAEYQKGEVCEICKGEHDADKILLCDGCDRGFHIYCLDPPLASVPTNEEWYCTSCLLSQGEDFGFEEGDEHSVASFQARDAAFSYAWWNRHMPHSSSRTSINEAQPTDDGDNGQVKPRQLGKVTVSEDDIEREFWRLTESSLDTVDVEYGADIHSTSHGSAGPTLETHPLDPYSRDPWNLNNMPILPDSLLRYIKSDISGMTVPWIYIGMMFSTFCWHNEDHYTYSINYMYWGETKTWYGIPGSDAEKFEAAIKSEAPDLFEQQPGLLFQLITMMNPGRLSEAGVKVVACDQRPNEFVITFPKAYHCGFNHGINMNEAVNFALPDWLPDGKESVRRYREHNKAPVFSHNELLITITLFSETIRTALWLKDALIEMVDEETARRGALRTKYPKLVEYLIEEDCPEEQYQCAICKAFCYLAQVTCSCTSQVSCLSHADQLCTCRKPRKVLRMRYSEAQLEDIRDVVVHRAALPEQWRVRFLSLMESPRPQLKSMRALVSEGERIAHPIPELGPLKRFVDVATSLIQQIMAITARKSAGRRKKASRVDSDRKGKRTRADRDDGENDGIDRSPGVLTGLLKQADRLAFDAPELPQLRQLMVTIEDFRTEASSLLATPEDQLDRQRCKNALILGQSFGLDFPELPPLEQLVQRQEWFRQLEEEIDDANMEYDDVVALLEESLECQIPRDHTMVNELKVRERKGKQWIDSVERLLASSQITINDISALIEARRHVPISIDILRKLESLRKSAISWQTSARNVFATNGSSVAASRLCKNVVAASKPLSNVVIPEIRQLQAELEHHALWREEASKVLGVPVARLASTIDYIRSAFENSLAPDDDAHNNQRVCFCRSSPADNMVMCKVCQHSYHPRCVDVSLRHVPEEFKCAMCQRLPNDDGPSLDAFIGLISPQRWNFLINPLEFELAQYIASAAIRYAPQAFRLADPLSLSPPCRDLELLRHTIRKIYTLPLVFDARNSQTNERCVFVNWLFRRMQDAIRMKAKEISLSTVGVQSKVGRRPSVALAAGQSTLMNSENGTLSGRARPRRRARIILAESHPHEFYCLCGMSSAGENTTAQIECPKCGQGYHAGCVKMTEGLAGKSVWTCPCCTVRDGRHYQKGVEVRVQLSSHRGTDQFLDYHTIINDFADRLVVITKPTSASAITLECIDFVPARIPNNVKTMEEREDSLNRIKKRKSGGVDGGFRNEQATNNPVAHGLKTVAAKGFMGPPSTILNKIPTQTASSEFGGSSVAMGALPDTQTKSSAVPRTIYTPAESNANTSVSLLTPTIQNRSTFDLRSDFGLESCFSSTPVATGASTTSIVRQNGCTASATTICCEGRATAVTGKSVLDDNIDSREGSEERYSYSDMGEFTAVKEGRHVVDEDVTMENQ from the exons ATGCTGCCATCAAGCCAACAAACGACCGCTCCCGGGCCCTTGCCGGCCACGCCCGACCAGTTGTCACTGCGTCAGCgtcatccttcatccaagCAGGGCACGCCCCGTAACCTTGATGGCCCATCAAGCTCCaagccttctccttccgaGTCTGCTCGGCGGGGAAAGCCCAATTTTTTCTCTTCAATGCATTTCTCTCAAGCACTTCCGCAATCAATTCCTTCGATGATTCCGGATGAGCCTCCACCTGAACTTCAGCGAAGTCAGCGTAGGTCCAAGGTTGAAGCGCTTACAAAACTCGATCGTACTGGTACACCCATTCAATCCGCCGCTGGGCCTGCTGCAACGTCATTCGTACCCCACACAATTCAGAAGTCAacccctccaccatctgCTCCGCATTATTTGCGGAACCCGCTCCATCGTCCGAAAGTCGTCAATCCGCCCTTCTCCATCGATAGTGTGCGCACAGAAGCTCCgcgtcatcctcatctccgtACCGAGCCAAGGCTTTTTGGATTAGGAGATTGTCCTACTTTTTATCCCACTCCTGAAGAGTTCAAAGACCCTATGGCTTATATCGGCTCCATCGCCCAGCAAGGTAAAAAGTATGGAATGTGCAAAATTGTGCCTCCGGAGGGATGGCATATGCCTTTCCGACTGGAGACAGAAACATTCAGGTTCAAGGCAAGGCTGCAGCGACTCAATCAGCTCGAAGCCGCCTCCCGGGCCAAGCTCAACTTTCTGGAACAACTTTCCATGTATCATATGCAGCAAGGCGACTCTAAAATCCATATCCCCCTCATAGACCGGCAACCTCTTGATCTTTGGAAGCTGAGAAGGGAAGTCAACAGGTCCGGAGGGAACCTGGAGTTGGACAGGACAAAAGGTTGGTCGAAGATCACTGTAAGTCTCGGTCACAAACCCTCTTGGGCCCCCCACGTTCGGGCTGCCTACATGAATATCGTTCTGCCCTTTGACAATTGGGCTGTAAGGGCAAGACCAGCATCCGTTTCACCTTTGGCCAGACTCAATCCTCGTAGCAGTGGCTCACCCTCTAAGCCGCCTCCTCCCGTTACCAACGATAATTTTTCTGCATCTCCCGTAAAAGGTATCAGCAGAATGGGTACAACTTCGCATTACCCAATTTCCAAAATCCGACCGAATGGCATGCCCTTTGTGCCTCCTCCTGATAACGGGCGGTCGCCGTCAAAGTGTGCATCACTCAATTGTGGTAGCGCTTTGGGGGATGTGAATGAGATTAACGAGCCAAGTCCGTTGTCAATATCCCCATCGGCAACAGCAAGTACTCCGACGACGTTAAGGATAAACGTGCCCGGGTTTTCGGACCAGGAGGGCAGCGACAGTGAACTGAGTGATGAGGATTCAGCCTTATCCCCACCGTCAATTAGGAAAGCACCTTTCGAGGCAGAGTATCAAAAGGGCGAA GTCTGCGAGATATGTAAAGGTGAACACGACGCGGATAAGATTCTCCTCTGCGACGGCTGTGATAGAG GTTTTCACATTTATTGTCTGGATCCTCCTCTGGCCTCTGTTCCAACCAATGAGGAATGGTACTGTACATCGTGCCTTCTTTCACAAGGTGAAGATTTTGGATTCGAAGAAGGTGACGAGCATTCTGTTGCAAGCTTCCAAGCCCGTGATGCAGCTTTCTCCTATGCGTGGTGGAACCGCCACATGCCCCACAGCTCATCCCGGACATCCATTAATGAAGCTCAGCCTACAGATGATGGCGACAATGGGCAGGTGAAGCCTAGACAACTCGGCAAAGTGACGGTCTCAGAGGATGATATAGAGCGAGAGTTTTGGAGGCTTACGGAAAGTTCGCTCGATACGGTCGACGTGGAGTACGGAGCGGATATTCACTCCACTTCACATGGAAG TGCTGGTCCGACTCTCGAGACTCACCCCCTTGATCCATATTCAAGGGATCCTTGGAATCTCAACAACAtgcccatccttccagATTC CTTGTTGCGTTACATCAAATCCGATATTTCGGGCATGACTGTACCATGGATTTATATAGGGATGATGTTCTCCACGTTCTGCTGGCATAATGAAGACCATTACACATATAGCATCAATTATA TGTACTGGGGCGAGACGAAAACCTGGTACGGTATTCCCGGCAGTGATGCTGAGAAGTTTGAAGCCGCTATCAAATCAGAAGCGCCTGATCTTTTTGAGCAACAGCCTGGACTTCTGTTCCAACTTATTACAATGATGAATCCGGGTCGACTCAGCGAAGCTGGTGTCAAAGTCGTGGCTTGTGATCAAAGGCCGAATGAGTTTGTGATCACATTTCCGAAGGCCTATCACTGCGGTTTCAATCACGGA ATCAACATGAACGAGGCTGTCAATTTTGCACTCCCCGATTGGTTGCCCGATGGTAAGGAGAGCGTGCGACGATATCGGGAGCACAATAAAGCACCTGTGTTCTCGCACAACGAACTGCTTATTACCATTACCTTGTTTTCGGAGACGATCAGAACCGCCCTTTG GTTGAAAGACGCCCTCATCGAAATGGTCGACGAGGAAACAGCACGTCGGGGGGCTCTACGTACCAAGTACCCTAAACTAGTGGAATACCTAATCGAGGAGGATTGTCCAGAGGAGCAGTATCAATGCGCCATTTGCAAGGCGTTTTGTTACCTTGCCCAAGTTACATGTTCGTGTACCAGTCAGGTCTCATGCCTATCCCATGCCGATCAGCTCTGCACTTGTAGAAAGCCTCGTAAGGTTCTAAGAATGAGATATTCAGAAGCCCAACTAGAGGATATCCGTGATGTTGTGGTACATCGAGCAGCTCTCCCCGAGCAATGGCGCGTCAGATTCCTCTCATTGATGGAAAGCCCTAGACCACAGTTGAAATCTATGCGAGCTCTTGTGTcggagggggagaggatTGCGCACCCCATACCCGAACTTGGACCATTGAAGCGCTTTGTGGATGTCGCCACGTCACTAATTCAGCAGATTATGGCCATAACGGCAAGAAAGAGCGCCGGAAGGCGAAAAAAGGCAAGCAGAGTGGATAGTGACCGCAAGGGCAAAAGAACTAGGGCCGACCGGGACGATGGAGAAAATGATGGTATTGATCGCAGCCCTGGTGTCCTCACAGGCCTTTTAAAGCAAGCTGACCGGCTTGCATTTGATGCCCCTGAGCTTCCGCAGCTCCGACAACTTATGGTGACTATCGAAGACTTCCGTACAGAGGCGTCTTCTTTGCTCGCAACCCCTGAAGATCAACTTGATCGTCAAAGGTGCAAGAACGCCTTGATACTTGGCCAGTCATTTGGCCTTGACTTCCCGGAATTGCCACCTCTAGAACAACTGGTTCAACGGCAGGAATGGTTTAGACAgctcgaagaagaaattgaTGACGCGAATATGGAGTATGACGATGTTGTCGCGCTCTTGGAGGAGTCATTGGAATGCCAAATCCCTCGGGATCATACGATGGTCAATGAGCTCAAAGTtcgagaaaggaagggTAAACAATGGATAGACTCCGTCGAGAGGTTGCTGGCATCCTCTCAAATCACCATCAATGATATTTCCGCGCTCATTGAGGCAAGGCGGCACGTCCCAATCTCCATCGATATTCTTCGCAAGTTGGAAAGTCTTCGTAAATCCGCCATTAGCTGGCAAACTTCTGCAAGAAATGTTTTTGCAACCAATGGATCGTCTGTGGCTGCTTCTAGGCTTTGCAAGAACGTTGTGGCTGCTTCAAAACCACTGAGCAATGTAGTTATCCCGGAAATACGCCAGTTACAAGCCGAGCTCGAGCATCATGCCctttggagggaagaggccAGCAAGGTTTTAGGCGTTCCAGTTGCAAGACTTGCCTCTACCATTGATTACATCCGCAGCGCGTTTGAAAACAGCCTTGCACCAGATGACGATGCGCACAACAATCAGAGGGTCTGTTTCTGTCGGTCGTCACCAGCAGATAACATGGTTATGTGCAAAGTTTGTCAGCACAGCTACCATCCCCGATGCGTAGATGTGTCCCTCCGCCATGTTCCAGAAGAATTCAAGTGCGCTATGTGCCAACGTTTGCCCAACGACGATGGCCCCTCCCTCGATGCTTTCATTGGTCTAATCTCCCCACAACGTTGGAACTTCCTTATAAATCCATTGGAGTTTGAACTCGCTCAATATATTGCTTCTGCAGCTATCCGCTACGCTCCTCAAGCGTTCCGCCTGGCTGATCCCCTCagtctttctcctccttgccGGGATTTAGAATTGCTTCGACATACTATCCGCAAGATCTATACCTTGCCACTCGTATTTGACGCACGTAACTCTCAGACTAACGAACGCTGCGTGTTCGTAAACTGGCTATTTAGGAGGATGCAAGATGCTATCaggatgaaggcgaaaGAGATCTCATTGTCAACTGTTGGTGTGCAGTCGAAGGTGGGCCGTAGACCTTCTGTGGCTTTGGCAGCTGGGCAATCTACTTTGATGAACAGTGAAAATGGGACGCTTTCAGGACGCGCAAGACCTCGTCGAAGAGCACGTATCATTCTTGCAGAATCACATCCTCACGAGTTTTATTGTCTATGTGGGATGTCGTCCGCGGGCGAAAATACTACTGCACAGATTGAGTGTCCCAAATGTGGACAGGGATACCATGCGGGTTGCGTCAAGATGACGGAGGGGCTTGCAGGGAAGTCTGTTTGGACATGCCCATGTTGTACAGTTCGAGATGGGAGGCATTATCAAAAGGGTGTCGAGGTTCGAGTTCAGCTCAGCT CACATCGCGGAACGGACCAATTTCTTGACTATCACACCATCATAAACGATTTTGCGGACCGCTTAGTTGTTATAACAAAACCTACTTCTGCAAGCGCCATTACTCTGGAGTGCATCGACTTCGTGCCTGCACGTATTCCGAATAATGTGAAAAcgatggaagagagggaagactCTTTGAACAGGATTAAAAAGAGGAAATCTGGAGGAGTTGACGGAGGTTTCCGGAATGAGCAAGCAACGAACAACCCTGTCGCCCATGGTTTGAAGACAGTGGCTGCCAAGGGTTTTATGGGCCCTCCCTCGACAATACTCAACAAGATCCCCACACAGACAGCAAGCTCTGAATTCGGTGGCTCCTCAGTTGCTATGGGTGCATTACCTGACACGCAAACAAAATCCAGCGCTGTGCCACGCACCATTTACACCCCTGCCGAGTCGAATGCCAATACTTCCGTTTCTTTGTTGACACCCACAATCCAAAACCGGTCAACTTTCGACTTGCGTTCTGATTTTGGTCTAGAATCTTGTTTCTCATCAACGCCCGTTGCTACCGGAGCGTCTACTACGTCCATAGTGCGGCAAAACGGTTGCACCGCATCAGCCACCACTATATGTTGCGAAGGACGAGCAACGGCTGTAACTGGGAAGAGTGTTCTTGACGACAATATCGATTCACGTGAAGGCTCTGAAGAAAGGTATTCGTATTCGGATATGGGAGAATTCACTGCCGTTAAGGAGGGGCGTCATGttgtcgatgaagatgttaCTATGGAGAACCAATAA
- a CDS encoding hypothetical protein (HMMPfam hit to PAP_assoc, PAP/25A associated domain, score: 47.9, E(): 2.8e-11) has product MHPGVLHRRFLNDLSTSLFSFVLPLLPPSEELSVKEEVRCLIEKLIKGLEPSARLLSFGSSCNSFGLRNSDMDLVVLIDDPNAKIDPGNFVESMAALLERETNFNVKPLPRARIPILKLELAPSPALPFGIACDIGIENRLAIENTRLLLTYATIDPARVRTLVLFLKVWSKRRRINSPYRGTLSSYGYTLMVLYFLVHVKQPPVLPNLQRIMPMRPLEEEEVMLEGRNVYFFDDVETLRREWSSVNFESVGELLVDFFRYFSHDFQFNNSVLSLRAGQLTKESKGWVNDIDVGGLNEMARDRNRLCIEDPFEITYNVARTVTKDGLYTIRGEFMRATRILTQRPERAVLALAELCREREDELQRAPRSSSPAPRALSAARSNFSGAHAPSAWRSHSQAPFDRLTPSGVHESHGRRGEDDIPEYSAQDLWLQSQGANLGGVQVGGLGFGFDDLGVHGARGRDTVARGLDTPSGAYRNNPSARRSASAYGGNAASTSGTISAPLSPQRMYAQLELGKGIGSGLGSQQLWASYDPRLHASAGMPMSMSGPSSLRSQSQQGTSRSVSGPNLGVPASAGGSSRGRVFAPFDAAPIQSSSKAVGIPVVAPAPGSIGASGSAPHRAVADTNENGSAVNFISPSTLLSPSTGASALPDTQAVGVRGMDALVGDFRQLIVSGTGTINPPPKVATSSSAGIVGEKTEHPDPAVEKRS; this is encoded by the exons ATGCACCCCGGCGTATTACACCGTCGCTTTCTCAACGACCTTTCAACCTCTCTGTTCTCTTttgtccttcctcttttgccACCTAGTGAAGAGCTCAGTGTCAAGGAAGA GGTGCGATGTCTTATCGAAAAACTTATTAAGGGGCTGGAGCCATCTGCGAGGTTATTGAGTTTTGGGAGCAGCTGTAATTCTTTCGGCTTGCGGAATTCCG ATATGGATCTTGTCGTCTTGATTGATGACCCTAATGCGAAAATAGACCCGGGAAATTTCGTTGAAAGTATGGCCGCACTTCTCGAGCGC GAGACTAATTTCAACGTCAAACCACTCCCGAGGGCAAGAATCCCTATCCTGAAACTTGAGCTTGCCCCCTCTCCCGCTCTCCCTTTCG GGATTGCGTGTGATATTGGGATCGAGAACAGGCTTGCCATTGAGAACACCCGTCTGTTGTTGACTTATGCGACGATTGATCCTGCAAGGGTCAGGACCCTCGTACTATTCC TAAAAGTATGGTCCAAAAGACGTAGAATCAACTCTCCTTATCGCGGAAcactctcttctt ATGGCTATACCCTCATGGTGCTTTATTTCCTTGTGCATGTAAAGCAACCGCCTGTACTCCCCAATTTGCAGCGTATAATGCCCATGCGGCCcctggaggaagaagaagtcatgttggaaggaaggaatgtGTATTTTTTTGACGACGTAGAAACCCTGAGGAGAGAATGGTCTAGTGTCAACTTTGAAAGTGTCGGAGAGTT GCTGGTCGATTTCTTCCGATACTTCTCCCATGACTTCCAATTCAATAATTctgttctctctctccgAGCAGGACAGCTGACGAAAGAAAGCAAAGGCTGGGTCAATGATATTGACGTTGGAGGTCTGAATGAAATGGCCAGAGACAGAAATAGGCTTTGTATCGAG GACCCGTTTGAAATTACTTATAATGTGGCGAGAACTGTGACTAAAGATGGCTTGTACACT ATTCGAGGAGAATTCATGCGCGCTACAAGA ATCCTAACTCAACGACCGGAACGCGCCGTTCTTGCTCTCGCTGAACTCTGTCGTGAGCGTGAGGATGAGCTTCAACGAGCCCCtcgttcctcttctccagctcctcgagctctgtccgcTGCTCGCAGCAATTTTTCTGGTGCCCATGCCCCGAGCGCATGGAGATCTCATTCACAAGCCCCCTTTGATCGTCTCACACCTTCAGGTGTGCACGAATCGCATGGCAGAAGAGGCGAGGACGACATACCTGAGTATTCTGCGCAGGACCTTTGGCTGCAAAGTCAGGGTGCCAATCTGGGTGGCGTGCAAGTTGGTGGTCTTGGTTTCGGATTTGATGATTTGGGCGTTCATGGTGCACGTGGTCGAGACACTGTTGCGCGAGGGCTTGATACTCCCAGTGGCGCTTATCGTAATAATCCCTCTGCTCGTCGCTCCGCATCTGCTTATGGAGGCAACGCTGCGTCTACCTCGGGCACTATCTCCGCCCCACTGAGTCCGCAGCGGATGTATGCGCAACTGGAACTCGGCAAAGGAATTGGCTCCGGTTTGGGATCTCAGCAATTGTGGGCTAGCTACGATCCAAGGCTGCACGCGAGTGCGGGTATGCCGATGAGCATGTCAGGACCTTCAAGTTTGAGAAGTCAGAGTCAGCAGGGGACCTCGCGTTCAGTGTCGGGACCGAATCTTGGTGTTCCTGCCTCGGCTGGAGGTTCTTCAAGAGGGAGAGTCTTTGCACCATTTGATGCGGCGCCTATtcaatcctcttccaaagctGTCGGCATTCCAGTGGTAGCGCCAGCTCCTGGTTCAATTGGAGCCTCTGGTTCAGCACCCCATCGCGCGGTTGCCGACACCAATGAGAACGGTTCTGCTGTCAACTTCATTAGCCCTAGTACTCTGTTATCCCCTTCAACGGGCGCTTCAGCTTTGCCCGATACACAAGCAGTTGGAGTGCGAGGAATGGATGCGCTTGTAGGGGATTTTAGACAGCTAATTGTGAGCGGGACAGGGACGATAAACCCTCCTCCAAAGGTTGCAACGAGCAGTAGCGCCGGAATTGTTGGGGAGAAAACGGAGCACCCGGATCCCGCGGTCGAGAAACGGTCGTAG
- a CDS encoding hypothetical protein (Match to ESTs gb|CF194308.1|CF194308, gb|CF184807.1|CF184807, gb|CF184516.1|CF184516; HMMPfam hit to Pyr_redox, Pyridine nucleotide-disulphide oxidoreductase, score: 340.0, E(): 3.4e-99; HMMPfam hit to Pyr_redox_dim, Pyridine nucleotide-disulphide oxidoreductase, dimerisation domain, score: 211.9, E(): 1.2e-60) → MFARQPLSQNLLRPLSRPSSSFSRTSTIPKLAFLQSARGFASASEPYDVVIIGGGPGGYVAAIKAAQLGFKTACIEKRGALGGTCLNVGCIPSKAMLNNSHIFHQTQHDLKNRGIDVSGIQLNLPKMLAAKEASVKALTGGIETYLFKKNGIDYIKGEASFETANKLNVKLLEGGETQVEAKNVIIATGSEVTPFPGLEIDEERIVSSTGALELKEVPKKMVVIGGGVIGLELGSVWSRLGAEVTVVEYLGAIGAGMDGEIGKQFQKILTKQGFKFKLNTKVISGHREGDIVKLKVDSAKGGKEETIEADVVLVAIGRRPVTTGLNLEAIGVETDKRGRIIIDDEFNTSAKGVKCIGDVTFGPMLAHKAEEEGIAAVEILKTGHGHVNYDAIPSVVYTHPEVAWVGKNEEELKGAGVQYKIGKFPFAANSRAKTNQDSEGFVKFIVEKETDQVLGCHIIGPNAGEMIASATLALEYKASAEDIARTCHAHPTLSEAFKEAALASYDKTINF, encoded by the exons ATGTTCGCCAGACAACCTCTC TCACAAAACCTCCTCCGTCCCCTTTCTCgcccttcatcctccttttctcgtACTTCCACCATCCCTAAACTTGCTTTCCTCCAATCCGCCCGTGGTTTCGCTTCTGCTTCTGAACCATACGACGTAGTCATCATCGGCGGTGGACCTGGTGGGTATGTTGCTGCTATCAAGGCTGCTCAGCTCGGTTTCAAG ACCGCCTGTATTGAGAAGCGAGGTGCTCTTGGTGGCACTTGTTTGAACGTCGGCTGTATCCCTTCCAAAGCAAT GCTTAACAACTCTCACATCTTCCATCAGACGCAACATGACCTGAAGAACCGTGGTATCGATGTTTCTGGTATTCAGCTCAACCTTCCAAAAATGCTCGCCGCCAAGGAAGCGTCCGTCAAAGCTCTCACCGGCGGTATCGAAACTTATCTATTCAAGAAGAACGGCATCGATTACATCAAGGGCGAGGCCTCCTTTGAGACTGCCAACAAGCTCAATGTCAAGCTTTTGGAAGGCGGTGAAACTCAGGTTGAGGCAAAGAACGTTATCATTGCTACTGGCTCTGAAGTGACACCGTTCCCTGGTCTGGAAATTGACGAGGAGAGGATTGTCAGCTCCACTGGTGCTTTGGAGTTGAAGGAGGTGCCCAAGAAG ATGGTCGTCATTGGCGGTGGTGTCATCGGTCTTGAACTCGGCTCTGTTTGGTCTAGGTTGGGTGCCGAAGTCACCGTTGTCGAGTATCTGGGAGCCATTGGCGCCGGCATGGACGGCGAGATTGG CAAGCAGTTCCAGAAGATCCTAACCAAGCAGGGCTTCAAGTTCAAGCTCAACACCAAGGTTATTTCCGGCCATAGAGAGGGTGACAttgtcaagctcaaggtcgATTCTGCTAAGGGCGGTAAGGAGGAAACCATTGAGGCCGATGTTGTCCTCGTCGCCATTGGTCGACGACCCGTTACCACAGGTCTCAATCTCGAAGCGATAGGCGTTGAAACTGATAAGAGGGGAAGGATTATCATTGATGACGAGTTTAACACCAGCGCCAAGGGTGTCAAGTGCATCGGTGACGTTACTTTTGGTCCCATGCTTGCTCACAAggctgaggaggaag GTATCGCTGCCGTCGAAATTCTCAAGACCGGCCATGGCCATGTCAATTACGATGCCATCCCATCTGTTGTTTACACTCATCCCGAGGTCGCTTGGGTTGGtaaaaatgaagaagaacttaAGGGTGCTGGTGTTCAATACAAAATCGGCAAATTCCCCTTTGCTGCCAACTCTAGGGCCAAAACGAACCAGGACTCTGA GGGCTTTGTGAAATTT ATTGTTGAGAAAGAGACTGATCAAGTTCTCGGATGTCACATCATCGGCCCCAACGCGGGTGAAATGATCGCTTCCGCTACCCTTGCCCTCGAGTACAAGGCGTCTGCCGAGGATATCGCCCGGACATGCCACGCTCATCCCACATTGTCAGAGG CCTTCAAGGAGGCGGCTTTGGCATCCTATGATAAGACCATCAACTTCTAA